A genome region from Desulfuromonas sp. includes the following:
- the trpA gene encoding tryptophan synthase subunit alpha, translating to MGRIKAIFERLRQEGETALVPFLTAGDPDLATTEALIHSLVENGADLIELGFPFSDPMADGPTIQAASERALAAGTTLSAILDMIARVRLHTNVPIVLMGYFNPLFRYGPERFAADAAAAGVDGLLLVDLPPEEAGEIHSSLQAEGVDLITLLAPTTPPERAARLAAVSEGYLYFVSMTGVTGAQRVDAGAIGEEVGRLRAQSPVPVAVGFGISTPADAAAVASFADAVVVGSALVKIIEAHGTSAQLLPEVGRFVRSLKEAIVGKGD from the coding sequence ATGGGACGCATCAAAGCGATCTTTGAAAGACTGCGCCAGGAGGGGGAGACCGCACTGGTGCCTTTTCTGACTGCCGGGGACCCGGATCTGGCGACCACCGAGGCTCTTATCCACAGCCTGGTGGAGAACGGGGCCGACCTGATCGAGCTCGGATTTCCCTTCTCCGACCCGATGGCCGACGGCCCCACCATCCAGGCGGCATCGGAGAGGGCTCTTGCGGCCGGGACGACCCTGTCTGCGATCCTGGATATGATCGCCCGGGTGCGCCTCCACACCAACGTTCCCATCGTGCTGATGGGTTACTTCAATCCCTTGTTCCGTTACGGCCCCGAGCGATTCGCCGCCGATGCCGCGGCGGCGGGCGTGGACGGCCTGCTGCTGGTCGATCTTCCCCCCGAGGAAGCTGGGGAGATTCACAGTTCCCTGCAGGCCGAAGGAGTCGACTTGATCACCCTGCTCGCCCCCACCACGCCGCCGGAGCGCGCGGCGCGCCTGGCCGCCGTCAGCGAGGGATACCTTTATTTCGTCTCCATGACGGGGGTCACCGGGGCCCAGCGGGTCGATGCCGGCGCCATCGGCGAGGAAGTCGGCCGGCTGAGGGCCCAGAGCCCGGTTCCGGTGGCCGTGGGATTCGGGATCTCGACTCCGGCCGACGCCGCGGCGGTGGCCAGCTTCGCCGATGCTGTGGTGGTGGGCAGCGCCCTGGTGAAGATCATCGAGGCACACGGCACCTCGGCACAATTGCTGCCCGAGGTGGGGCGTTTCGTCCGATCCCTGAAGGAGGCCATCGTCGGCAAGGGTGACTGA
- a CDS encoding uracil-DNA glycosylase, producing MLGADLPGLHGCRKCPRLVRYIETLAPKRAYRREDYWNAPVPGFGDPRARVCLVGLAPGAHGANRTGRPFTGDGAGDFMYPLLHRAGYASQAEANDAADGLQLRDLYISNAVKCVPPGNKPELAEFENCRPFLEAELNHLCRLRVVILLGQGAFTSYLRMLRAQGVIGRLADYPFAHGASYRPARGPQLVASYHTSRYNVQTGRMTEGMFLDLLSQVRRLAAAESG from the coding sequence GTGCTGGGGGCCGACCTGCCCGGGCTTCACGGGTGCCGCAAGTGCCCGCGCCTGGTCCGCTATATCGAGACCCTGGCGCCCAAGCGGGCCTATCGGCGGGAAGACTACTGGAACGCGCCGGTGCCCGGTTTCGGAGATCCCCGGGCGAGGGTCTGCCTGGTCGGGCTGGCTCCCGGGGCTCATGGCGCCAATCGCACCGGACGGCCCTTTACCGGTGACGGCGCCGGGGATTTTATGTACCCCCTGCTGCACCGGGCCGGGTATGCCAGCCAGGCTGAGGCAAACGACGCCGCCGACGGCCTTCAGCTGCGGGACCTTTATATCAGCAACGCCGTCAAGTGCGTCCCCCCTGGCAATAAGCCGGAGCTGGCCGAGTTCGAGAACTGCCGCCCCTTTCTGGAGGCGGAACTGAACCACCTCTGCCGGCTGCGGGTGGTCATCCTCCTGGGACAGGGGGCCTTTACCAGTTACCTTCGCATGCTTCGGGCCCAGGGGGTCATCGGCCGCCTCGCCGATTACCCCTTTGCCCACGGGGCCAGCTATCGGCCCGCTCGCGGGCCGCAGTTGGTGGCCAGTTATCATACGAGCCGCTATAATGTCCAGACGGGTCGCATGACCGAGGGGATGTTTCTGGACCTGCTCTCGCAGGTTCGCCGGTTGGCCGCGGCGGAAAGCGGTTGA
- a CDS encoding SRPBCC family protein, translating into MLKKLAGLLACLGIAFGAMMLFTAERSFEVDNRQVVAHPAASVWAVLADVDRWPAWWPGVEEARLESGWRPGAALALVLKGTPERRPARIEAVVAGRRMSWVRDGVLGSLTRTSLDLEPLGGETRVTLKSTIHGPQAFMAGLTGKEEFAMYHRAVLTRLELRLDGGGPVSGGTP; encoded by the coding sequence ATGCTGAAAAAGCTTGCCGGCCTGCTGGCGTGTCTCGGCATCGCCTTCGGGGCGATGATGCTGTTTACGGCGGAGAGGTCCTTCGAAGTGGACAACCGCCAGGTCGTTGCCCATCCGGCCGCTTCGGTCTGGGCGGTGCTTGCCGATGTGGATCGCTGGCCCGCATGGTGGCCTGGGGTCGAGGAGGCACGTCTCGAGTCCGGGTGGCGGCCGGGCGCGGCCCTCGCACTGGTACTCAAGGGGACCCCTGAAAGGCGGCCGGCCCGGATCGAGGCGGTTGTTGCCGGGCGACGGATGTCATGGGTGCGGGACGGAGTCTTGGGAAGCCTCACCCGCACCTCCCTTGATTTGGAACCGCTCGGCGGGGAGACCCGGGTGACGCTGAAGAGCACTATTCACGGGCCCCAGGCTTTCATGGCCGGTCTCACCGGCAAGGAGGAATTCGCCATGTACCACCGCGCCGTGCTGACCCGCCTGGAGCTCCGTCTCGACGGCGGCGGGCCGGTTTCGGGAGGGACGCCTTAG
- a CDS encoding helix-hairpin-helix domain-containing protein, with protein MKQLICMCVMLLLAALAGPAASFAAPQKSEVVESIATLNVNAAGAEELESLPGIGKVTAERIVAYRSEHGDFATPDDLVHVKGIGEKTLEKIRYLVSVK; from the coding sequence ATGAAACAGCTGATCTGCATGTGTGTTATGTTGCTTCTGGCGGCTCTCGCCGGCCCGGCGGCTTCTTTCGCCGCCCCCCAGAAGTCCGAGGTCGTTGAGTCGATCGCGACCCTCAACGTCAATGCCGCCGGCGCCGAAGAACTGGAAAGCCTGCCGGGCATCGGCAAGGTGACGGCAGAGCGGATTGTCGCCTACCGCTCCGAGCACGGGGATTTCGCGACTCCCGATGACCTGGTCCATGTCAAGGGGATCGGTGAGAAGACCCTCGAGAAGATCAGGTATCTGGTCTCGGTAAAATAG
- the trpB gene encoding tryptophan synthase subunit beta, producing the protein MYRYPDPRGHFGQFGGRYVAETLIPALQELEQAYREAQADPGFQQEFEGYLKHYVGRPSPLYYAERLSGHLGGAKIYLKREDLNHTGAHKVNNTVGQALLARRMGKKKVIAETGAGQHGVATATVAALFGMECEVFMGTEDIRRQALNVFRMKLLGAKVHGVTSGTATLKDAMNDALRHWVTHVRDTFYVIGTVAGPHPYPEMVRDFQAVIGRETREQILAAEGRLPDVALACIGGGSNAMGMFYPFIDDEEVRLLGVEAAGLGVDTGKHAASIGAGEVGVLHGNKTFLLQDDEGQIEHAHSISAGLDYPGVGPEHAHLHEIGRAEYVSVTDAEALDAFRLLTELEGIIPALESAHAVAQVMKLAPSLGKDAVVVVCLSGRGDKDIHTVAEAIGVEL; encoded by the coding sequence GCAGGCTTACCGCGAGGCGCAGGCGGACCCCGGTTTTCAGCAGGAGTTCGAAGGCTACCTGAAGCATTACGTCGGGCGGCCCAGCCCCCTGTACTATGCCGAGCGCCTGTCCGGGCACCTGGGCGGGGCCAAAATCTACCTCAAGCGCGAGGACCTCAACCACACCGGGGCCCACAAGGTCAACAACACCGTCGGCCAGGCTCTGCTGGCGCGGCGGATGGGGAAGAAGAAGGTGATCGCCGAAACCGGCGCGGGCCAGCACGGGGTGGCCACCGCCACCGTGGCGGCCCTGTTCGGCATGGAGTGCGAGGTCTTCATGGGGACCGAGGACATCCGGCGCCAGGCCCTCAACGTCTTTCGCATGAAGCTGCTCGGGGCCAAGGTCCACGGGGTGACCAGTGGCACGGCGACCCTCAAGGACGCCATGAACGACGCCCTGCGCCACTGGGTCACCCACGTGCGCGATACCTTCTACGTCATCGGTACGGTGGCGGGCCCTCACCCTTATCCTGAGATGGTGCGGGATTTTCAGGCGGTCATCGGCCGGGAGACCCGGGAGCAGATCCTGGCCGCCGAGGGGCGCCTGCCCGACGTGGCGCTGGCCTGCATCGGCGGCGGCTCCAACGCTATGGGGATGTTCTACCCCTTTATCGACGACGAAGAGGTGCGTCTGCTCGGCGTCGAGGCCGCAGGGCTCGGGGTGGACACGGGCAAGCACGCGGCCAGCATCGGCGCCGGCGAGGTCGGGGTGCTGCACGGCAACAAGACTTTTCTGCTCCAGGACGACGAGGGGCAGATCGAGCACGCCCATTCGATCTCCGCCGGCCTCGACTACCCGGGGGTCGGCCCCGAGCACGCACACCTGCACGAGATCGGCCGCGCCGAATACGTCTCGGTCACTGACGCCGAAGCCCTGGACGCCTTTCGGCTGCTCACCGAACTGGAGGGGATCATCCCGGCTCTGGAGAGCGCCCACGCGGTGGCCCAGGTAATGAAGCTCGCTCCCTCCCTTGGCAAGGACGCCGTTGTGGTCGTCTGTCTGTCGGGGCGTGGGGACAAGGACATCCACACCGTGGCCGAGGCCATCGGGGTGGAACTTTAA
- a CDS encoding folylpolyglutamate synthase/dihydrofolate synthase family protein, whose product MDFRQSLEYLYGLQRFGIKLGLDNIRALLERLGHPESGYGIVHVGGTNGKGSVSACLAEVLRQAGCRVGLYTSPHLHSFTERIRIDGVPAAEEEVARLTDMLRERAADIPATFFEFTTALALWHFQQRKVDFAVLEVGMGGRLDATNAVLPRVSVITSICRDHAEHLGADLAAIAVEKAGIIKEGIPVVLGRQEPAALEVLLERARRQKAPAYLLGRDFTSGPAAGGFAYRGLELAMDGLHPGLAGAHQRQNLALALAAAEVLRRQGERISEAALRGGVEGVRWPGRLEWWDGRDGRDVLLDGAHNEGGARALAEYLAELGAAKVRWVVGIKGVRQVGDILGPVLPHVDALYCTEPPAEETVPRQRLAEEAARAGVPAKVYASPEAALDAALAERGEGEVVLVAGSLFLVAAAREHLRRRAADGEVSKDDYAPSAGLSETV is encoded by the coding sequence GTGGATTTTCGGCAGAGCCTGGAATACCTCTACGGCCTTCAGCGGTTCGGGATCAAGCTCGGCCTGGATAACATCCGGGCCCTGCTTGAGCGCCTTGGGCATCCCGAGTCGGGCTACGGCATCGTTCATGTGGGGGGGACAAACGGCAAGGGATCGGTCAGCGCCTGCCTGGCGGAGGTTCTTCGGCAGGCGGGATGCCGGGTCGGTCTTTACACTTCCCCCCATCTGCATTCCTTCACCGAGCGCATCCGAATAGACGGCGTCCCCGCCGCGGAAGAGGAGGTGGCGCGGCTCACCGACATGCTCCGGGAGCGCGCCGCGGATATCCCCGCCACATTTTTCGAGTTCACCACCGCCCTGGCCCTCTGGCACTTTCAGCAGCGGAAGGTCGATTTCGCCGTCCTCGAGGTGGGGATGGGGGGGCGTCTCGACGCCACCAATGCCGTCTTGCCGCGAGTGAGCGTCATTACCTCCATCTGCCGAGACCACGCCGAGCACCTGGGGGCCGACCTGGCCGCCATCGCCGTAGAGAAGGCGGGCATCATCAAGGAGGGGATCCCCGTCGTTCTCGGGCGCCAGGAGCCCGCGGCGCTCGAGGTCCTTCTGGAACGGGCCCGCCGGCAAAAGGCTCCGGCCTATCTCCTGGGGCGGGATTTTACATCCGGTCCCGCCGCAGGCGGGTTTGCCTACCGGGGACTCGAACTCGCCATGGACGGACTGCATCCCGGTCTGGCCGGCGCCCATCAGCGCCAGAATCTGGCCCTGGCCTTGGCGGCGGCCGAAGTGCTGCGGCGGCAGGGCGAACGAATTTCCGAGGCCGCCCTGCGTGGCGGGGTCGAGGGGGTCCGTTGGCCCGGTCGGCTGGAATGGTGGGATGGCCGGGATGGCCGGGATGTGCTGCTCGACGGCGCCCACAACGAGGGGGGAGCCCGGGCCCTGGCCGAATACCTCGCCGAACTCGGCGCGGCAAAGGTGCGCTGGGTGGTGGGCATCAAGGGAGTCCGCCAGGTGGGGGACATCCTCGGTCCCGTTCTGCCCCATGTGGACGCCCTCTACTGCACGGAGCCCCCGGCCGAGGAGACGGTCCCCCGTCAGAGGCTGGCCGAGGAGGCGGCCCGGGCCGGGGTTCCCGCGAAGGTTTATGCCTCGCCAGAGGCGGCCCTGGACGCGGCTCTGGCCGAGCGCGGCGAGGGGGAGGTCGTCCTGGTGGCTGGCTCCCTCTTCCTTGTGGCCGCGGCACGGGAGCACCTGCGCCGTCGCGCCGCTGACGGCGAGGTTTCGAAAGACGATTACGCCCCTTCGGCGGGGCTTTCTGAGACTGTGTGA
- the argS gene encoding arginine--tRNA ligase, whose translation MKDRLRTVIEQALQTCYRQQTLHSGVIPEFTLEVPGNPEHGDFATNAAMLLARAEKKPPRKIAEALVDALGPGDGFWDRVEIAGPGFVNFFLSRRCWYGVLDDVFRGGSEYGRGRFGEGRKVQVEFVSANPTGPLHIGHGRGAAVGDCLCRLLNATGWDVTREFYYNDAGAQITNLALSVQARCRGIEADDPSWPADGYQGDYIRDVASAYLAGEAVVAGDQQVSAAADPDDLEAIRRFAVAYLRREQDQDLAAFDVRFDRYFLESSLYAEGRVEAVVRRLTEQGHTYEADGALWLRTTDFGDDKDRVMRKANGSYTYFVPDVAYHLGKWERGFTRVVNEQGSDHHSTVTRVRAWLQGLEAGIPKGWPDYVLHQMVTVLRGGEEVKISKRAGSYVTLRDLIDEVGRDATRFFFLMRRTDAQLTFDLDLAKEQSSDNPVYYVQYAHARVCSVNRNAAEAGVAVPGLGEVDFDKLLLDEELALARRLARYPETVEGAARSLEPHRVVFYLQELAAQFHSYYNLHRVLGEDLETSRARLYLVNTIRTVLANALTLLGVSAPEQM comes from the coding sequence ATGAAAGATCGTTTGAGAACCGTCATTGAGCAGGCCCTTCAGACCTGCTATCGCCAACAGACCCTTCACTCCGGAGTGATCCCCGAGTTCACCCTGGAAGTCCCCGGCAATCCGGAGCACGGTGATTTTGCCACCAACGCGGCGATGCTCCTGGCCCGCGCCGAAAAGAAGCCGCCCCGCAAGATCGCCGAGGCCCTGGTGGACGCCCTGGGGCCCGGGGACGGTTTCTGGGACCGGGTCGAAATCGCCGGTCCCGGGTTTGTCAACTTCTTCCTTTCCCGGCGCTGCTGGTACGGGGTGCTCGACGATGTATTTCGGGGCGGAAGCGAGTACGGGCGCGGTCGGTTCGGTGAGGGACGAAAGGTCCAGGTGGAATTCGTCAGCGCCAATCCCACCGGCCCCCTCCACATCGGCCACGGGCGGGGCGCGGCGGTGGGCGACTGTCTCTGCCGCCTCCTCAATGCGACCGGCTGGGATGTGACCCGCGAGTTCTACTACAACGATGCCGGCGCCCAGATCACCAACCTGGCGCTGTCGGTGCAGGCGCGCTGCCGCGGCATCGAGGCGGACGACCCGAGCTGGCCGGCCGACGGCTACCAGGGGGACTACATCCGCGACGTCGCCAGCGCCTACCTCGCCGGCGAGGCGGTCGTGGCCGGTGATCAGCAGGTCTCCGCAGCCGCCGACCCCGACGACCTTGAAGCGATCCGCCGCTTTGCCGTTGCCTACCTGCGCCGTGAGCAGGACCAAGACCTGGCCGCCTTCGACGTGCGCTTCGACAGGTATTTCCTCGAGTCAAGTCTTTACGCCGAGGGGCGTGTCGAAGCCGTGGTCCGGCGGCTCACCGAGCAGGGGCACACCTACGAGGCGGACGGCGCCCTGTGGCTGCGCACCACTGACTTCGGCGACGACAAGGACCGGGTCATGCGCAAGGCGAACGGCAGCTACACCTACTTCGTTCCCGACGTTGCCTATCACCTCGGTAAGTGGGAACGGGGCTTTACCCGGGTCGTGAACGAGCAGGGCTCTGACCACCACAGCACCGTGACCCGTGTGCGGGCCTGGCTGCAGGGGCTCGAAGCCGGCATCCCCAAGGGCTGGCCCGACTACGTGCTGCACCAGATGGTGACCGTGCTGCGTGGCGGCGAGGAGGTCAAGATATCCAAGCGCGCCGGCAGCTACGTCACCCTGCGCGACCTGATCGACGAGGTCGGCCGCGACGCCACCCGCTTCTTCTTCCTCATGCGTCGCACCGACGCCCAGCTGACTTTCGACCTCGACCTGGCCAAGGAACAGAGTTCCGACAATCCCGTCTACTACGTGCAGTATGCCCACGCCCGGGTCTGCAGCGTCAATCGCAACGCCGCAGAGGCGGGAGTGGCGGTGCCCGGCCTTGGCGAGGTCGACTTCGACAAGCTGCTCCTCGACGAGGAGCTGGCTCTGGCTAGGCGCCTTGCCCGTTATCCGGAGACGGTTGAGGGCGCCGCCCGCAGCCTTGAGCCGCACCGCGTTGTCTTCTACCTGCAGGAGTTGGCTGCCCAGTTCCACAGCTACTACAACCTCCACCGGGTCCTCGGGGAGGACCTCGAGACGAGCCGGGCTCGGCTCTACCTGGTGAATACCATTCGCACCGTCCTTGCAAACGCCTTGACCCTGCTGGGGGTGTCCGCCCCCGAGCAGATGTAG
- a CDS encoding DEAD/DEAH box helicase — protein MKFTELNLPAEVLKGVSEVGFTDLTPVQEQSIPLALAGKDVAAQAQTGTGKTAAFLISLFTHLLKSGKRTSNNPRALVMAPTRELVVQICEDAKGLGAHCPLKVQAIFGGMDYDKQRQALKDGVDVIVATPGRLIDYAKQRVFTFDRIEALVIDEADRMFDMGFIKDLRYIMRKLPPFDKRQTMLFSATLSHRVMELAYEFMDLAEKVSIEPEQVTAERVEQVLYHAGRREKFPLLLGLLKKEEGVERVLVFVNTKREAEHLTDRLKANEFKAAVISGDIPQNKRMRILQDFKDGRLTFLVATDVASRGIHIEGVTHVINYDLPQDSEDYVHRIGRTARAGAFGKAISFADEDLVFHLPEIEEFIGRKIPSTFPEDDDFFWDYKRTSPPRKKLKKPVGQEKPGGAGRRRRPPRRPSGGGHRK, from the coding sequence ATGAAATTCACCGAACTGAACCTGCCTGCGGAGGTCCTGAAGGGGGTCTCGGAGGTCGGTTTCACCGACCTGACCCCGGTGCAGGAACAATCGATTCCCCTGGCCCTGGCGGGCAAGGACGTGGCCGCCCAGGCCCAGACCGGCACCGGGAAAACCGCCGCCTTTCTGATCTCACTCTTTACCCACCTGCTCAAGAGCGGGAAGCGCACCAGCAACAACCCCCGGGCTCTCGTCATGGCGCCGACCCGGGAGCTGGTGGTGCAGATCTGCGAGGACGCCAAGGGGCTCGGCGCCCACTGCCCCCTCAAGGTGCAGGCGATCTTCGGCGGCATGGACTACGACAAGCAGCGCCAGGCTCTGAAGGACGGGGTCGATGTCATTGTCGCGACCCCGGGGCGGCTTATCGACTACGCCAAGCAGCGGGTCTTCACCTTCGACCGCATCGAGGCGCTGGTTATCGACGAGGCCGACCGCATGTTCGACATGGGCTTCATCAAGGACCTGCGCTACATCATGCGCAAACTGCCCCCCTTCGACAAGCGCCAGACAATGCTTTTTTCCGCCACCCTTTCCCACCGGGTGATGGAGCTCGCCTACGAGTTCATGGACCTGGCCGAGAAGGTCAGCATCGAACCTGAGCAGGTCACCGCCGAGCGGGTCGAGCAGGTCCTCTACCACGCCGGACGCCGCGAGAAGTTCCCCCTGCTGCTCGGGCTCCTCAAGAAGGAGGAAGGGGTCGAGCGGGTGCTGGTCTTCGTCAACACCAAGCGCGAGGCCGAGCACCTGACCGATCGCCTCAAGGCCAACGAGTTCAAGGCCGCGGTCATCTCCGGCGACATCCCCCAGAACAAGCGGATGCGCATCCTGCAGGACTTCAAGGACGGGCGGCTGACCTTCCTGGTGGCCACCGACGTCGCCTCCCGGGGCATCCACATCGAGGGGGTCACCCACGTCATCAACTACGACCTGCCCCAGGACTCGGAGGACTATGTGCATCGCATCGGGCGCACCGCTCGGGCCGGGGCGTTTGGCAAGGCGATCAGTTTCGCCGACGAGGACCTGGTCTTTCACCTCCCCGAGATCGAGGAATTCATCGGGCGCAAGATCCCGAGCACGTTTCCCGAGGACGACGATTTTTTCTGGGACTACAAGCGTACATCTCCTCCCCGTAAGAAGCTCAAGAAGCCGGTCGGCCAGGAGAAGCCCGGCGGGGCGGGAAGGCGCCGCCGTCCCCCCCGGCGGCCGAGCGGCGGCGGTCACAGGAAATAG
- a CDS encoding septum formation initiator family protein, translating to MPQRWSLFPVLLVLVLIGLALFGDKGVLRALQAGRQRDALQREVQGGEEANDALRREIEALRSDRRHIESIARRELGMVKEDELVYQFSSGKKDLEKGQGGSHASKSPGGPKESPQED from the coding sequence TTGCCCCAAAGATGGTCCCTCTTTCCGGTTCTTCTCGTTCTGGTTTTGATCGGGTTGGCTCTGTTCGGCGACAAGGGGGTCCTGCGGGCCCTGCAGGCCGGTCGCCAGCGCGATGCCCTTCAACGTGAGGTGCAGGGGGGGGAAGAGGCCAACGACGCCTTGCGCCGCGAGATCGAGGCGCTGCGTTCCGATCGTCGGCACATCGAGAGCATTGCGCGCAGGGAGTTGGGAATGGTCAAAGAGGATGAACTTGTTTACCAGTTCTCCTCGGGTAAGAAGGATCTCGAGAAGGGGCAGGGCGGTTCCCACGCTTCGAAGAGTCCCGGTGGCCCAAAGGAAAGTCCGCAGGAGGATTGA
- the lptD gene encoding LPS assembly protein LptD, translating to MRFLLWSITGGLVLLLGLTLPVADAAALEVVEGMEAGGAVTLEADQLSLDESTSTYQATGQVRLTKGVVTLEADQLQWNSATGTATARGGVRLAEPQGVLEGEALTVDLESGSGRLEQGRVTLRDSNFHIAGEDIERLGEDTYRIRRGTFTTCEGAVPSWKFGAGEFNVTLEGYARAKHLLLYLRDIPVLYVPYLIYPAKQERQSGFLLPRYGYSQKRGTSLSLAYYKTFGPHRDATFYLDYLSDLGVGKGLEFRYLQGDEGAGTLYGYHVNGLKGEKARYALEWKHSGPLPGEGWFSADVEHVSSRDYFMDFGEEAEEYTRDQAQSVVYASRHWAKLNLAGQFKYTKDLEQGSDQTLQRLPEVRLVQVRRRLGETPLYLQFDGASTYFWREEGERGERLDLRPALSAVFRPGRVLEFVPEVGYRERVYWASSGFERKGLPDVSARLSSRLSRVYAPEWKTVKRLQHSVEPDVLYLYIPSSDQSRLPQFDTVDDIASENTISYGITNRLTARYEDPDGAPRYHEVFYLRLSQDYDLRESRRNLLNPQDNLRPFSALRGELILRPNRWSFLDLDGRFNPYSENSGFTDMNARGKLQDGAGNALSLEYRYREKDLEYLGGKLELTWLQPLYLGLRHRFNLEERRRLENVVDLEFRAQCWSVRLSIRDRLEDREYLVSFALAGLGKVARFGGTLSQGDEEGLE from the coding sequence ATGCGATTTTTGCTGTGGAGCATAACGGGCGGCCTTGTCCTTCTGCTGGGGTTGACCCTTCCGGTGGCGGACGCCGCTGCCCTGGAAGTGGTCGAAGGCATGGAGGCGGGCGGGGCGGTGACCCTCGAGGCGGACCAGCTCTCCCTCGACGAGAGTACCTCGACCTACCAGGCGACGGGGCAGGTGCGCCTGACGAAGGGGGTTGTCACCCTCGAGGCCGACCAATTGCAATGGAACTCAGCCACCGGGACGGCGACCGCCCGCGGCGGGGTTCGCCTGGCCGAGCCCCAGGGTGTCCTGGAGGGGGAGGCCTTGACCGTCGATCTCGAGTCCGGCAGCGGCCGTCTTGAGCAAGGGCGGGTGACCCTCCGGGATTCCAATTTTCACATCGCCGGGGAGGACATCGAACGGCTGGGGGAGGATACCTACCGCATCCGGCGGGGCACCTTCACCACCTGCGAGGGCGCGGTGCCCTCCTGGAAGTTCGGAGCGGGCGAGTTCAACGTCACCCTCGAGGGTTACGCCCGGGCCAAGCACCTGCTTTTGTATCTGCGGGACATACCGGTCCTTTACGTTCCCTATCTCATCTACCCCGCCAAGCAGGAGCGGCAATCGGGGTTTCTGCTGCCCCGCTACGGCTACTCCCAGAAGCGGGGGACCTCCCTGTCCCTGGCCTACTACAAGACCTTCGGCCCGCACCGGGATGCCACCTTCTATCTCGACTACCTCTCCGACCTGGGGGTCGGGAAGGGCCTCGAGTTCCGCTATCTTCAGGGGGACGAGGGGGCCGGCACCCTGTACGGTTATCATGTGAACGGCCTCAAGGGGGAGAAGGCCCGGTATGCCCTCGAGTGGAAGCATTCCGGCCCGTTGCCCGGAGAGGGTTGGTTTTCCGCCGACGTTGAGCACGTAAGCAGCCGGGACTATTTTATGGATTTCGGCGAGGAGGCTGAGGAGTATACTCGCGACCAGGCCCAGTCTGTGGTCTATGCCAGTCGTCATTGGGCCAAGCTCAACCTGGCCGGTCAGTTCAAATACACAAAGGATCTGGAACAGGGCAGCGACCAGACCCTCCAGCGTCTGCCCGAGGTGCGTCTGGTCCAAGTGCGCAGGCGCCTTGGGGAAACACCCCTTTACCTTCAGTTCGACGGGGCAAGCACCTACTTTTGGCGCGAAGAGGGGGAGAGGGGAGAGAGGCTCGACCTGCGTCCGGCCCTGTCCGCCGTGTTCCGGCCCGGAAGGGTTCTCGAGTTTGTTCCCGAGGTGGGCTACAGGGAACGGGTCTACTGGGCCTCCTCGGGTTTCGAGCGCAAGGGATTGCCAGATGTCTCCGCCCGCCTTTCCTCCCGCCTCTCTCGTGTCTACGCCCCGGAATGGAAGACCGTAAAGAGGCTCCAGCACAGTGTAGAGCCTGACGTCCTTTATCTCTACATTCCCTCCAGCGACCAGAGTCGATTGCCCCAGTTCGACACCGTGGACGACATCGCCTCGGAGAACACCATCAGCTACGGGATTACCAACCGTCTCACCGCCCGCTACGAGGACCCCGACGGAGCGCCCCGTTATCACGAGGTTTTCTACCTGCGCCTCTCCCAGGATTATGACCTGCGCGAGTCCCGCAGGAACCTTCTCAACCCCCAGGATAACTTGCGCCCCTTTTCCGCCCTGCGCGGAGAGTTGATTCTGCGTCCCAACCGCTGGAGTTTTCTCGATCTGGACGGACGCTTCAACCCCTATTCTGAAAACAGCGGCTTCACCGATATGAATGCCCGGGGCAAGCTTCAGGACGGGGCCGGAAATGCCCTGTCCCTTGAATACCGTTATCGGGAGAAGGACCTGGAGTACCTGGGCGGCAAGCTCGAGCTGACCTGGCTCCAGCCTCTTTACCTGGGCCTTCGTCACCGCTTCAACCTGGAAGAGCGGCGCCGGCTGGAGAACGTTGTCGACCTGGAGTTCCGGGCCCAGTGCTGGAGCGTCCGCCTGAGCATCCGGGATCGTCTGGAGGACAGGGAGTACCTTGTCTCTTTCGCCCTGGCCGGGCTCGGCAAGGTGGCCCGTTTCGGGGGAACACTCAGCCAGGGGGACGAAGAGGGCCTCGAATAA